One genomic region from Aliarcobacter cryaerophilus ATCC 43158 encodes:
- a CDS encoding DEAD/DEAH box helicase — MSFLNLGLCAQILRAVKEEGYTTATPIQTESIPVILAKKDVLAAAQTGTGKTAGFTLPLLELLNKNYSKDKKIVVKALILTPTRELATQVGQSVEVYGKYLPFKSAVIFGGVGINPQKAILKKGVDIITATPGRLLDLVSQDCLDLSKVEFLVLDEADRMLDMGFIHDIKKILSILPKQRQNLLFSATFSPEIKKLADGLLNSPTLIEASKANSTSHKVEQTVHHVDKERKKELLIHLLNKNSWRQVLVFTRTKHGANKLSEALIKDKITSAAIHGNKSQGARTKALDDFKAGSVRVLVATDIAARGIDIDQLPHVINFELPNVPEDYVHRIGRTGRAGNSGDAISLVCIDEHDYLFGIEKLIKQKINKIAIEGFKVNPNIKAEPISNGRNRATQSRASKTEDKTSSSKRTFGKKRDEEKSPSSVKPRGNSNRFGSKRGETSSSNSRNRRVSSSLKSK; from the coding sequence ATGTCATTTTTAAATTTAGGATTATGTGCACAAATTCTTCGTGCAGTAAAAGAAGAGGGCTATACAACAGCAACTCCTATTCAAACAGAGTCTATTCCTGTTATATTAGCAAAAAAAGATGTTTTAGCGGCTGCTCAAACAGGAACTGGAAAAACAGCAGGTTTTACACTTCCATTATTGGAATTATTAAATAAAAACTATTCAAAAGATAAAAAAATTGTTGTAAAAGCACTTATTTTAACACCAACAAGAGAGTTAGCAACTCAAGTAGGACAAAGTGTTGAAGTTTATGGAAAATATCTTCCATTTAAATCAGCTGTTATTTTTGGAGGAGTTGGAATAAATCCTCAAAAAGCAATTTTGAAAAAAGGTGTTGATATTATTACAGCAACTCCTGGAAGATTGCTTGATTTGGTTTCTCAAGATTGTTTAGATTTATCAAAAGTAGAGTTTTTGGTTTTAGATGAAGCTGATAGAATGCTTGATATGGGATTTATTCATGATATTAAAAAGATATTATCAATTTTGCCAAAACAAAGACAAAATTTACTTTTTTCAGCTACTTTTTCACCAGAGATTAAAAAATTAGCAGATGGTTTACTAAATTCTCCAACTTTAATAGAGGCTTCAAAAGCAAATAGTACTTCACATAAAGTTGAACAAACTGTTCATCATGTTGATAAAGAGAGAAAAAAAGAGCTTTTAATTCATCTTTTGAATAAAAATAGCTGGAGACAAGTTTTAGTATTTACAAGAACAAAACATGGTGCAAATAAACTAAGTGAAGCTTTAATAAAAGATAAAATAACTTCAGCTGCAATTCATGGAAATAAATCTCAAGGTGCGAGAACAAAAGCTTTGGATGATTTTAAAGCTGGAAGCGTAAGAGTTTTGGTAGCAACTGATATAGCTGCAAGGGGAATTGATATAGACCAACTTCCTCATGTAATAAATTTTGAGTTACCAAATGTTCCTGAAGATTATGTTCATAGAATTGGTAGAACTGGACGAGCTGGAAATAGTGGAGATGCTATATCTTTGGTTTGTATTGATGAGCATGATTATTTGTTTGGAATTGAGAAATTAATTAAACAAAAAATAAATAAAATAGCAATCGAAGGCTTTAAAGTAAATCCAAATATAAAAGCAGAACCTATTTCAAATGGTAGAAACAGAGCAACACAAAGTAGAGCTTCTAAAACAGAAGATAAAACTTCTAGCTCAAAAAGAACTTTTGGTAAGAAAAGAGATGAAGAAAAATCACCATCAAGTGTAAAACCAAGAGGAAATAGCAATAGATTTGGCTCAAAAAGAGGTGAAACTTCATCTAGTAACTCAAGAAACAGAAGAGTAAGCTCAAGTTTAAAAAGTAAATAA
- a CDS encoding EscU/YscU/HrcU family type III secretion system export apparatus switch protein — protein MQEDNQKVQKAVALQYDKNANNAPKITAKGKGETANNIIKIAKDNKIPIKKDEDLVELLSKIDIDKEIPTSMYKAVAEIFAFIYELSNKR, from the coding sequence ATGCAAGAAGATAATCAAAAAGTACAAAAAGCAGTAGCTTTACAATATGATAAAAATGCAAATAATGCTCCTAAAATAACTGCAAAAGGAAAAGGTGAAACAGCAAATAATATAATAAAAATTGCAAAAGATAACAAAATTCCTATTAAAAAAGATGAAGATTTGGTTGAATTATTGTCTAAAATAGATATAGATAAAGAGATACCAACTTCTATGTACAAAGCTGTTGCAGAAATTTTTGCATTTATTTATGAATTATCAAACAAAAGGTAA
- a CDS encoding DUF302 domain-containing protein — MQYIEISNKTVQEVVDSIKELAPNHGFGVQHIHNIKETLNSKGKKLDAQCQIVDICNPNVAETFLNEDISLACIMPCKIAVYTQDGETNITLNSLVQLVDDINPDLIELAQKTQEGLLKIIEEAK, encoded by the coding sequence ATGCAATATATAGAAATATCAAACAAAACAGTTCAAGAAGTAGTTGATAGCATAAAAGAGTTAGCCCCAAACCATGGTTTTGGAGTTCAACACATACACAATATAAAAGAGACTTTAAACTCAAAAGGTAAAAAATTAGATGCACAGTGCCAAATAGTTGATATTTGTAATCCAAATGTTGCTGAAACTTTTTTAAATGAAGATATTAGTTTAGCTTGTATTATGCCTTGCAAAATAGCAGTTTACACTCAAGATGGAGAGACAAATATAACTTTAAACTCTTTAGTTCAATTAGTAGATGATATAAACCCTGATTTAATAGAACTTGCACAAAAAACACAAGAAGGGCTTTTAAAAATAATTGAAGAAGCAAAATAG
- a CDS encoding DUF2721 domain-containing protein — protein MININEINSVSSMIQLSVAPVFLLAGVAGLLNVFTGRLVRIIDKVDKLDKFESEKKEENKIDDELRDMIKSRRDFLTMRMNNTNRAIFFGTTTGLLIALVIITIFLSSFFHFEHTFLIAILFILAMSCLVVSLILFLRELFYTTKFINNKESYIP, from the coding sequence GTGATAAATATAAATGAAATAAATTCAGTATCAAGTATGATTCAACTCTCTGTTGCACCTGTTTTTTTATTAGCAGGTGTTGCAGGGCTTCTAAATGTTTTTACAGGAAGATTAGTTAGAATCATTGATAAAGTTGATAAATTAGATAAATTTGAGAGTGAAAAAAAAGAGGAAAATAAAATAGATGATGAATTAAGAGATATGATAAAATCTAGAAGAGATTTTTTAACTATGAGAATGAATAATACGAACCGTGCAATATTTTTTGGGACAACTACTGGTCTTTTAATTGCTTTGGTTATTATCACAATATTTTTAAGTTCATTTTTTCATTTTGAACATACTTTTTTAATAGCAATTTTATTTATTTTGGCTATGAGTTGTTTAGTAGTTTCACTAATTTTATTTTTAAGAGAGCTTTTTTATACTACAAAATTTATAAACAATAAAGAGAGTTATATTCCATAA
- a CDS encoding N-acetyltransferase — protein MEIRFYKPTVLDIPKMQELVRPEVEKGIILLRTEDEMATTIRSYIIVEVDGKMAGFTATHIHSARMAEVRSLIVNEEFRGLGLGKKLVDECVKEAKFYGIKQVLSLTYEKDFFISCGFREIPKEDIPEQKIWADCIKCKLFPICNEIAMVKDIEF, from the coding sequence TTGGAAATTAGATTTTATAAGCCAACAGTTCTTGATATTCCAAAAATGCAAGAGCTAGTACGTCCAGAAGTTGAAAAAGGAATAATTCTTTTAAGAACAGAAGATGAGATGGCTACAACTATCAGATCATATATTATTGTTGAAGTAGATGGAAAGATGGCTGGTTTTACAGCTACACATATCCACTCTGCTAGAATGGCAGAAGTTAGAAGTTTGATAGTAAATGAAGAGTTTAGAGGTTTGGGCTTAGGTAAAAAGCTTGTAGATGAGTGTGTTAAAGAGGCAAAATTTTATGGAATAAAACAGGTTTTATCTCTTACTTATGAAAAAGATTTTTTCATTTCATGTGGATTTAGAGAGATTCCAAAAGAAGATATTCCTGAACAAAAAATATGGGCTGATTGCATTAAATGTAAACTTTTTCCAATTTGTAACGAAATAGCGATGGTAAAGGATATTGAGTTTTAA
- a CDS encoding ribonuclease H family protein — translation MKIDKNFLSKIDYNGTLNKKQLDILKIDFSFEKNYENEALGKEISKNDSNLLMLLKGITDLECQEKIISNYHLVLEHNKIKANVYKNIDNNISTPNNILKIYCDGACSGNPGNAGSGIAVYFDDKNPVLLYGDFVEMGTNNIAELNALYKALQIANETSSNNAISIFTDSRYAIDCISTWAYSWKKNGWSKKGGEIKNLPLIIKSHELFEKLKSKVNLEYVKGHNGIEGNELADRMAINAIKQKSIDYKSFKYEEIEEVLKIK, via the coding sequence ATGAAAATAGATAAAAATTTTTTAAGTAAGATTGATTACAATGGTACTTTAAATAAAAAACAGCTTGATATATTAAAGATAGATTTTAGTTTTGAGAAAAATTATGAAAATGAAGCTTTAGGAAAAGAGATCTCAAAAAATGACTCAAATTTACTAATGCTTCTAAAAGGTATTACTGATTTAGAATGCCAAGAGAAAATAATTTCAAACTATCATTTAGTATTAGAGCACAACAAAATAAAAGCAAATGTATATAAAAATATAGATAACAATATCTCAACACCAAATAATATTTTAAAAATATATTGTGATGGAGCTTGTAGTGGAAATCCTGGAAATGCAGGAAGTGGAATAGCAGTTTATTTTGATGACAAAAATCCAGTTTTATTATATGGAGATTTTGTTGAGATGGGAACAAACAATATAGCTGAACTAAATGCTCTATATAAAGCTTTGCAAATAGCAAATGAAACAAGTAGTAATAATGCTATATCAATTTTTACAGACTCTAGATATGCAATAGATTGTATCTCGACATGGGCTTACTCTTGGAAAAAAAATGGATGGAGTAAAAAAGGTGGCGAGATAAAAAATCTTCCTTTAATTATAAAATCACATGAACTCTTTGAAAAGTTAAAATCAAAAGTAAACCTAGAGTATGTAAAAGGTCATAATGGAATTGAAGGTAATGAACTAGCAGATAGAATGGCAATAAATGCAATAAAACAAAAATCTATCGATTATAAAAGCTTTAAATACGAAGAAATAGAGGAAGTTCTAAAAATAAAATAG
- the yihA gene encoding ribosome biogenesis GTP-binding protein YihA/YsxC, translated as MNLIDAKFLQSAQSIEDSPPPSVAEVAFLGRSNVGKSSVLNSLTKHKGLAKSSSTPGKTQLINYFEIKFKTQDVETPYVYTRFVDLPGFGYAKVAKTLKAAWNRNLTEYLEQRPNLQIFVHLIDSRHTNLEIDKNVYEFVKHIKRGDQIIINAFTKIDKLNSAELNKLKRDFPDGIFVSNLKKKGIIDLQNKITEHLFGN; from the coding sequence ATGAATTTAATAGATGCAAAATTTTTACAATCCGCTCAAAGTATTGAAGATTCACCACCACCATCAGTAGCTGAAGTTGCTTTTTTAGGTAGATCAAATGTTGGAAAATCTTCAGTTTTAAACTCTTTAACAAAACATAAAGGTTTAGCTAAATCGTCTTCAACTCCTGGAAAAACTCAACTTATAAACTATTTTGAGATTAAGTTTAAAACTCAAGATGTTGAAACGCCTTATGTTTATACAAGATTTGTTGATTTACCAGGTTTTGGATATGCTAAAGTTGCTAAAACATTAAAAGCAGCTTGGAATAGAAATCTTACAGAATATTTAGAACAAAGACCAAATCTTCAAATATTTGTTCATTTAATAGATTCTAGACACACTAATCTAGAAATTGATAAAAATGTTTATGAGTTTGTAAAACATATTAAAAGAGGCGATCAAATAATTATAAATGCTTTTACTAAAATAGATAAACTAAATAGTGCAGAGCTTAATAAGTTAAAAAGAGATTTTCCAGATGGAATTTTTGTTTCAAACTTAAAGAAAAAAGGTATAATTGATCTTCAAAATAAAATTACGGAGCATTTGTTTGGAAATTAG
- a CDS encoding LptA/OstA family protein, with translation MIKNSIKVLVGLFFCSSLLFAQSETLVIDALDFKADDNKGISTFTGNVKIRMAEDKLNAQKVDVFFETDKDTKNKVATKYEATGDADFEVISKDKHYVGKGDKIIYVPLKEEYIIIGNGYVHEKNDDRKIYGDNIYINQLTGEAKVKGSENKPVKFIINIERGEKK, from the coding sequence ATGATAAAAAATAGTATAAAAGTTTTAGTTGGTTTGTTTTTTTGTTCTTCACTTTTGTTTGCACAAAGTGAAACATTAGTAATAGATGCTTTAGATTTCAAAGCAGATGATAATAAAGGAATTTCTACTTTTACAGGAAATGTAAAAATAAGAATGGCAGAAGATAAGTTAAATGCACAAAAAGTTGATGTATTTTTTGAAACAGATAAAGATACAAAAAATAAAGTAGCAACTAAATATGAAGCTACTGGAGATGCTGATTTTGAAGTAATTTCAAAAGATAAACACTATGTTGGAAAAGGTGATAAAATTATTTATGTACCTTTAAAAGAGGAGTATATAATTATTGGAAATGGATATGTTCATGAGAAAAATGATGATAGAAAAATTTATGGAGATAATATTTATATCAATCAGTTAACAGGTGAAGCAAAGGTTAAAGGAAGCGAAAATAAACCTGTAAAGTTTATTATAAATATTGAACGAGGCGAAAAAAAATAG
- a CDS encoding methyl-accepting chemotaxis protein gives MISKLSIKQKLIAIMLIPLIIVILLAAKLAYDSYQSLENLKSLDKVVILSTKIGALVHETQKERGMTAGFIGSKGVKFKDELPKQREDVNKQITFLNDFLTSFDKSKYSDEFIKNLNSGLEKLKDLQAVRNSVNSLNIAAPIAIAYYTDANTLLLNTLGTIVKFSNSPNITKELGSYMNFLLAKERTGIERAVGTNTFAQNKFTEGLKARFYTLIAEQTAYLDIFSKIASKDMVDFYLKTVVGKDIEEVEKMRKIALFSNIEENFEVDPNYWFETITKKINLLKNVEDHISIHLLNEINLEKDEATFHLVLFSLLSIFGIGITMILARTIAFTILIDVASVRSGIEEFFAFINFEKDDIKLIGVDSTDELGMMSKIINKNISNTKANIQKDRELIADTIRVANSINKGHLDQKIMVNSNNPALNELKDIINEMLNTLNSNILNILKVLTSYSKLDFKPRLKDNDLEGIIQELEKDINILRDVITQTLLDNKKVGFTLKDNANILSFNMQSISTAANSQAASLEETAASLEEITSNITNNTQTTTKMASYGEKVKESIKIGQDLANKTVSSMEDINKQALAINEAIGVIDQIAFQTNILSLNAAVEAATAGEAGKGFAVVAGEVRNLASRSAEAANEIKRIVQLATSKTKEGSEIANSMIEGYTSLNENISITLDLIQNVTTASKEQSVGMVQINDAVNNLDQITQRNAQSASEANEIAKQTLEISNEIIEQVNSKEFDGK, from the coding sequence ATGATTTCAAAACTATCTATAAAACAAAAACTAATAGCAATTATGCTTATTCCACTGATTATTGTGATTTTGTTAGCAGCAAAATTAGCCTATGACTCGTATCAGAGTTTGGAAAACCTTAAATCATTAGATAAAGTTGTTATCTTATCTACAAAAATTGGTGCTTTGGTTCATGAAACTCAAAAAGAGAGAGGTATGACAGCTGGATTTATTGGAAGTAAAGGTGTTAAATTTAAAGATGAATTACCAAAACAAAGAGAAGATGTAAATAAACAAATAACTTTTTTAAATGATTTTTTAACAAGTTTTGATAAATCAAAATATAGTGATGAATTTATAAAAAATCTAAATAGTGGTTTAGAAAAGTTAAAAGATTTACAAGCTGTAAGAAATAGTGTAAATAGTTTAAATATTGCAGCACCTATTGCAATAGCTTATTATACAGATGCAAATACTCTTTTACTTAATACTTTAGGAACTATTGTAAAATTTTCAAATAGCCCAAATATTACAAAAGAGCTGGGAAGTTATATGAACTTTTTACTTGCAAAAGAGCGAACTGGAATAGAAAGAGCAGTTGGTACAAATACTTTTGCACAAAATAAGTTTACAGAAGGTTTAAAAGCTAGATTTTATACTCTTATAGCTGAACAAACTGCATATTTGGATATTTTTTCAAAAATTGCTTCAAAAGATATGGTAGATTTTTACTTAAAAACAGTTGTTGGAAAAGATATAGAAGAGGTTGAAAAGATGCGAAAAATAGCACTTTTTAGTAATATCGAAGAGAACTTTGAAGTAGATCCAAATTATTGGTTTGAAACAATTACAAAAAAGATAAATCTTTTGAAAAATGTTGAAGATCATATTTCTATTCATCTTTTAAATGAGATTAATCTAGAAAAAGATGAAGCAACATTTCATCTAGTACTTTTCTCACTATTAAGTATTTTTGGTATTGGTATTACGATGATTTTGGCAAGAACTATTGCATTTACAATCTTAATAGATGTTGCTAGTGTACGATCTGGAATAGAAGAGTTTTTTGCTTTCATTAATTTTGAAAAAGATGATATTAAATTAATTGGTGTTGATTCAACAGATGAGTTAGGAATGATGTCTAAAATTATTAATAAAAATATTTCAAATACTAAAGCAAATATACAAAAAGATAGAGAGTTAATAGCAGATACAATAAGAGTTGCAAATAGTATTAATAAAGGACATTTGGACCAAAAAATTATGGTTAATTCAAATAATCCGGCATTAAATGAGCTTAAAGACATTATAAATGAGATGTTAAATACTCTAAACAGTAATATTTTAAATATTTTAAAAGTTCTAACTTCTTACTCAAAACTAGATTTTAAACCAAGATTGAAAGATAATGATCTTGAGGGAATTATTCAAGAGTTGGAAAAAGATATAAATATTTTAAGAGATGTTATTACTCAAACATTACTTGATAACAAAAAAGTTGGGTTCACTTTAAAAGATAATGCTAATATTCTAAGTTTTAATATGCAAAGTATATCAACAGCTGCAAATTCACAAGCTGCATCTTTAGAAGAAACTGCTGCTTCTTTAGAAGAGATAACATCAAATATTACAAATAATACACAAACAACTACAAAGATGGCAAGTTATGGTGAAAAAGTAAAAGAGTCAATAAAAATTGGGCAAGATTTAGCAAACAAAACTGTTAGTTCTATGGAAGATATAAATAAACAAGCATTGGCTATAAATGAAGCTATTGGTGTAATTGACCAAATAGCATTTCAAACAAATATTCTAAGTCTAAATGCTGCTGTTGAAGCTGCAACTGCGGGAGAAGCTGGAAAAGGTTTTGCTGTTGTTGCTGGAGAAGTTCGAAATCTTGCAAGTAGAAGTGCTGAAGCTGCAAATGAGATAAAAAGAATAGTACAGTTAGCTACAAGCAAAACAAAAGAGGGTAGTGAAATTGCAAATAGTATGATAGAGGGATACACATCTTTAAATGAAAATATATCTATAACTTTAGACTTAATACAAAATGTAACAACAGCTAGTAAAGAGCAATCAGTTGGAATGGTACAAATAAATGATGCTGTAAACAACCTTGATCAAATTACTCAAAGAAATGCACAAAGTGCATCTGAAGCAAATGAAATTGCAAAACAAACACTAGAAATATCAAATGAGATTATAGAACAAGTAAACTCTAAAGAGTTTGATGGAAAGTAA
- the fliK gene encoding flagellar hook-length control protein FliK produces the protein MLISNGSALNILLANNNRVLNDALKEADNKTLNNILKQDSQNSSSATNTNASSILKEVLNSIKDGTKSNSSLENILKNSTAFKDLGTLSSNLSSLLENIKDEESLQKFKPLLESFLKNIKDITADNLKEQIKNSGIFLENKLSSNPNAKLENLLQNISNLIKTIDTPEAKNSSQIIDNILKNIPKDSSFKSSELLNNIKTLVSSLQNLSNSLNPNQTQTLNNLANELKNFIQNGSMIESRTENIVPKTLIQTPQTEDINIENTQIKNLINNQVKELLSQIKQDFTQNQNIVQNKNILPLIDKLISLPDLFSKSEAILNSVQNTNISNFSNNFATNLNPLLTALKESLQAINPKNIEIQNQINSLIKKVENIIQEYTNNNLDNPKDNQKLDNDFKSILLKMQEEVAQKTDIKSQDSLKTINNLLTQIDMQQLTSLVSNSNFVYIPFFWEMLEDGSVEIKQKDEDKFFCQIKLTLKDFGKIDLMLSMYDDNKLDMTIYAQREHFKVALRDNLQKLKLALNEANIIPMNIKLLDMKEESETKEQKPTNVYQNNYNNDFISSSKIDIKA, from the coding sequence ATGTTAATTTCAAATGGATCAGCACTAAATATACTTTTAGCAAACAATAATAGAGTTTTAAATGATGCTTTAAAAGAAGCAGATAATAAAACTCTAAATAATATTTTAAAACAAGATAGCCAAAATTCTTCAAGCGCTACAAATACAAATGCTAGTTCTATTTTAAAAGAGGTTTTAAACTCAATAAAAGATGGTACAAAATCAAATAGTAGTTTAGAAAATATATTAAAAAACTCAACTGCTTTTAAAGATTTAGGAACTCTATCTTCAAATTTATCATCTTTATTGGAAAATATAAAAGATGAAGAATCACTTCAAAAATTCAAACCTCTTTTGGAGAGTTTTTTAAAAAATATAAAAGATATTACTGCTGATAATTTAAAAGAGCAAATAAAAAATAGTGGTATTTTCTTAGAAAATAAGTTATCTTCAAATCCAAATGCAAAACTAGAAAATCTTTTGCAAAATATCTCAAATCTTATAAAAACAATAGATACTCCAGAGGCAAAAAACAGCAGTCAAATAATTGATAATATTTTAAAAAACATACCAAAAGATAGCTCTTTTAAAAGTAGTGAGCTATTAAATAATATTAAAACTTTAGTAAGCTCTTTACAAAATTTAAGTAATTCTTTAAATCCAAATCAAACACAAACTCTAAATAACCTTGCAAATGAATTAAAAAATTTTATACAAAATGGCTCAATGATAGAGTCAAGAACTGAAAATATAGTACCAAAAACATTAATACAAACACCACAAACTGAAGATATAAATATAGAAAATACACAAATTAAAAACTTGATAAATAATCAAGTAAAAGAGCTCTTATCTCAAATAAAACAAGACTTTACACAAAATCAAAATATAGTACAAAATAAAAATATCTTACCTTTGATTGATAAATTAATCTCACTACCAGATCTATTTTCAAAAAGTGAAGCTATTTTAAATAGTGTACAAAATACAAATATCTCAAATTTTTCAAATAATTTTGCTACAAACTTAAACCCACTTTTAACTGCATTAAAAGAGAGCCTACAAGCTATTAATCCAAAAAATATAGAGATACAAAATCAGATAAACTCTTTGATAAAAAAAGTAGAAAATATTATTCAAGAATATACAAATAATAACTTGGACAATCCAAAAGATAATCAAAAGCTTGATAATGATTTCAAATCAATACTTCTTAAAATGCAAGAAGAAGTTGCACAAAAAACAGATATAAAGTCTCAAGATAGCTTAAAAACAATAAACAATCTTCTAACTCAAATCGATATGCAACAGCTAACTTCACTTGTTTCAAATTCAAATTTTGTATATATTCCATTTTTTTGGGAGATGCTAGAAGATGGCTCAGTTGAGATTAAACAAAAAGATGAAGATAAGTTTTTTTGTCAAATTAAACTTACCTTAAAAGATTTTGGTAAAATAGATTTAATGCTTTCAATGTATGATGACAATAAGCTTGATATGACAATTTATGCACAAAGAGAGCATTTTAAAGTAGCACTAAGAGATAATTTACAAAAATTAAAACTAGCTCTAAATGAAGCAAATATTATTCCTATGAATATTAAACTTCTTGATATGAAAGAAGAGAGTGAAACTAAAGAACAAAAACCAACAAATGTTTATCAAAACAACTATAACAACGATTTTATATCTAGTTCAAAAATAGATATAAAGGCATAA
- a CDS encoding aldolase catalytic domain-containing protein, translating to MLEKKGTILSVREDLKVFDCTIRDGGLVNNFHFSDEFVKAHYEMCVASGVDYMEIGKNVSPTLMSEEEYGPWNFCKEEDIRRIVGENNTNLKIAVMSDIGRSLKEELRPKEQSVVDMIRIATYIHQIPAAIELIEDAHAKGYETTVNIMAISKSFDDELDEVLEQLSKTNVDVIYIADSFGSFYPEQIRKLTEKYLSFAQKSGKKVGIHAHNNLQLAYANTLEAMIYGASFLDVTVSGLGRGAGNCPLELLLGFLKNPKYKQMPVLEFIENYIVELEKKLDWGYSIPYMITGQLNEHPRAAMKARDEKDTKYREFFKNISFME from the coding sequence ATGCTAGAGAAAAAAGGAACTATACTTTCAGTTAGAGAAGATTTAAAAGTTTTTGATTGTACTATTAGAGATGGTGGACTTGTAAATAACTTCCATTTTAGTGATGAGTTTGTAAAAGCTCACTATGAAATGTGTGTTGCTAGTGGTGTTGATTATATGGAAATAGGAAAAAATGTATCTCCAACTTTAATGAGTGAAGAGGAGTATGGACCTTGGAATTTTTGTAAAGAAGAAGACATAAGAAGAATCGTAGGGGAAAATAATACAAATCTAAAAATTGCTGTTATGAGTGATATTGGAAGAAGTTTAAAAGAAGAACTTAGACCAAAAGAGCAAAGTGTTGTTGATATGATTAGAATTGCAACATATATTCACCAAATTCCAGCAGCAATTGAGCTAATAGAAGATGCTCATGCAAAAGGTTATGAAACAACTGTAAATATAATGGCTATTTCAAAATCATTTGATGATGAGCTAGATGAAGTTTTAGAACAACTTTCTAAAACAAATGTTGATGTAATTTATATAGCTGATAGTTTTGGTTCTTTTTATCCTGAACAAATACGAAAATTAACAGAAAAATATCTTAGTTTTGCTCAAAAATCAGGTAAAAAAGTTGGAATTCATGCACACAATAATCTTCAACTTGCATATGCAAATACATTAGAAGCAATGATTTATGGGGCAAGTTTTCTAGATGTTACTGTTTCAGGACTAGGAAGAGGAGCAGGAAATTGTCCACTAGAGCTTCTTTTAGGATTTTTAAAAAACCCAAAATATAAACAGATGCCTGTTTTAGAGTTTATTGAAAATTATATAGTTGAATTAGAGAAAAAACTTGATTGGGGATATAGTATTCCATACATGATAACAGGGCAATTAAATGAACATCCAAGAGCTGCTATGAAAGCTAGAGATGAAAAAGATACAAAATATAGAGAGTTTTTTAAAAATATCTCTTTTATGGAGTAG